In Archocentrus centrarchus isolate MPI-CPG fArcCen1 chromosome 1, fArcCen1, whole genome shotgun sequence, the following proteins share a genomic window:
- the LOC115783189 gene encoding CDGSH iron-sulfur domain-containing protein 3, mitochondrial-like isoform X2, giving the protein MNTARFIVAMRGGCAQTFRRPRLLLPVCSPTVQCCLESTQPVPAARLPYRVKLSAGKHYAWCACGHSKKQPFCDGTHRTEAPSIAPLRFTADKDRTALLCACKQTKNAPYCDGSHLKVIYRDVVKSLKGIFK; this is encoded by the exons ATGAACACGGCCCGGTTTATAGTCGCCATGCGCGGAGGCTGCGCGCAGACCTTCAGACGACCTCGGCTCCTCCTGCCTGTTTGCTCTCCCACG GTTCAGTGCTGTCTGGAGTCCACCCAGCCGGTTCCTGCCGCCCGGCTGCCCTACAGAGTGAAGCTGTCTGCTGGAAAGCACTACGCCTGGTGCGCTTGTGGTCACAGCAAGAAGCAG cCCTTCTGCGATGGCACTCACAGGACCGAAGCCCCGAGCATCGCTCCTCTTCGCTTCACCGCCGACAAAGACAGGACGGCCCTGCTGTGCGCCTGTAAGCAAACCAAAAACGCCCCGTACTGCGACGGCTCGCATCTTAAGGTCATCTACCGGGACGTAGTGAAGTCGCTGAAAGGCATCTTTAAATGA
- the LOC115783189 gene encoding uncharacterized protein LOC115783189 isoform X1, which translates to MNTARFIVAMRGGCAQTFRRPRLLLPVCSPTVQCCLESTQPVPAARLPYRVKLSAGKHYAWCACGHSKKQPFCDGTHRTEAPSIAPLRFTADKDRTALLCAFLILHIQSPNQFRPSDILSCDWLSCRHVTLLEAGN; encoded by the exons ATGAACACGGCCCGGTTTATAGTCGCCATGCGCGGAGGCTGCGCGCAGACCTTCAGACGACCTCGGCTCCTCCTGCCTGTTTGCTCTCCCACG GTTCAGTGCTGTCTGGAGTCCACCCAGCCGGTTCCTGCCGCCCGGCTGCCCTACAGAGTGAAGCTGTCTGCTGGAAAGCACTACGCCTGGTGCGCTTGTGGTCACAGCAAGAAGCAG cCCTTCTGCGATGGCACTCACAGGACCGAAGCCCCGAGCATCGCTCCTCTTCGCTTCACCGCCGACAAAGACAGGACGGCCCTGCTGTGCGCCT ttttgatCCTCCATATCCAAAGTCCAAATCAGTTCAGGCCGTCCGACATTCTGTCCTGTGATTGGTTGAGCTGCCGACACGTGACTCTTCTTGAAGctgggaattaa
- the LOC115783197 gene encoding CDGSH iron-sulfur domain-containing protein 3, mitochondrial codes for MNAAVTRLDPRWLRFTVGRPWTAAAAASKVQLSTLPPEPVIPSKQPLRVELIGGKRYSWCTCGWSRKQPFCDGSHKSRAQGLSPLRFVPQEDATVWLCGCKHTNNPPYCDGTHKQDFIVSAPLHEPTES; via the exons ATGAACGCGGCGGTGACCAGGTTAGACCCCAGATGGCTCCGTTTCACCGTCGGACGCCCGTGGACCGCCGCCGCGGCAGCCTCCAAG GTCCAGCTGTCCACGCTTCCTCCTGAACCCGTCATCCCGTCTAAGCAGCCTCTCAGAGTGGAGCTGATTGGCGGGAAGCGTTACTCGTGGTGCACCTGTGGGTGGAGCAGGAAGCAG ccttTCTGTGATGGAAGCCATAAAAGCCGAGCCCAGGGCCTGTCCCCGCTACGCTTTGTCCCACAGGAGGACGCCACGGTTTGGTTGTGTGGATGCAAACACACCAACAACCCGCCTTACTGCGACGGCACGCACAAGCAGGACTTCATTGTGTCTGCCCCCCTACACGAGCCAACAGAGTCCTGA